The Silene latifolia isolate original U9 population chromosome X, ASM4854445v1, whole genome shotgun sequence genome contains the following window.
ctcacaaataataataaaaaaaaaaggcaaacaaatgattgggacgaacGGGATATAAACATTTCTTCCCCTAATATCAAATCTTAGGTCTGTGAACGGTCTTTGCAATTAGTAAACAGACTTGTAGAGTCATACAACTATACAAGTCAGCAGTCAACACACGCTAAAACTACTAGTAAGCATGTTCATTATCTAAGGTTATATCATCATTTGGTTTCATAATAAgcatcttcattaaatcaaaacatcccCATTTTACTAGTATTTGATATCCTTAATTGTCCACAATGAATTCGCATCATCAAACCATCAAAACATACCCTACCTCTCTCTTTCTATTTTGTTTGCTTATCCCACCATTATCTGCAACTTGTAATAATGTCGAAAAAACCGTTGTTGCTCGTCGTAAAAACATTACTTGTATCGACCAAGAAAGAGATGCTTTGCTCAAATTCAAAAACCACATTATATTTGATGAGTGTGAGTTGATGGATTTGTGGGGGAATCCAGGTACACCAGACTGCTGTACATGGAACGGTGTCTCCTGCAGCAATCAGTCGGGTCATATAATCGGGCTTAATCTCAGTGGGGCTCCATATCAAGGGGGTTGCTTGGTTAGTCAAGTTTTAAGTCCTTCCCTTGGTGAGCTTAAGTTTCTTAAATACTTGGATCTTAGCTCAAACTATTTCTATGGTATGGATATACCGAGTTCTATTGGTTCCCTCGTCAACCTAATCCACCTTAACCTCTCCTATTCTGGCTTCAGTGGTGATATACCCCGTCTACTGGGAAATCTTACCCGTCTAACGTCTCTTGATCTCAGTCGTCGTAATGACGAGCTTTATGCCCAGGGGCTTTCTGCCAAGAGCTTGAATTGGCTTTCGCGACTAACTTTGTTGACAGAAATTAACCTAAGTGATACCGATCTTAGCGAGGCTACAGACTGGACTCAGAGCATTGGCAGTCTCCCCATGTTAGAGGTCCTTCAAATGGACAACTGTCAACTTTCTACGTCACTTACATCCTCATCATCTCTTTCATCTGCTAATCTTCGCATTGTTAGCCTTTCCAGAAATTATTATATTAGTTCCTCCATTTTTCAGTGGTTGTTCAACACTACTAGTAATTACTCATCAGGAGTACCGTCGCTGGAATATCTTGATCTGTCGTATAATATTATCCAAGGGCCTATTCCTGATGCAATTGGAAATTTTCAGAGTCTTATGCACATGGATCTCTCAAATAATGCACTTTCAGGTATGTGCATCATGATAAAAAGCTACTCCCTCGTTCATTAGAAACATCGCAACTTTTCATTAGAAACATCGGAACTTTGATCTCATATCCAAATATCAT
Protein-coding sequences here:
- the LOC141622317 gene encoding receptor-like protein EIX2, whose product is MNSHHQTIKTYPTSLFLFCLLIPPLSATCNNVEKTVVARRKNITCIDQERDALLKFKNHIIFDECELMDLWGNPGTPDCCTWNGVSCSNQSGHIIGLNLSGAPYQGGCLVSQVLSPSLGELKFLKYLDLSSNYFYGMDIPSSIGSLVNLIHLNLSYSGFSGDIPRLLGNLTRLTSLDLSRRNDELYAQGLSAKSLNWLSRLTLLTEINLSDTDLSEATDWTQSIGSLPMLEVLQMDNCQLSTSLTSSSSLSSANLRIVSLSRNYYISSSIFQWLFNTTSNYSSGVPSLEYLDLSYNIIQGPIPDAIGNFQSLMHMDLSNNALSGSIPSTLGLSGSLGGPSRLSYLDLSNNQLEGTIPASIVNLEYLGYLDLSSNYLSGDIPCKLEIREFPHYASFVFNNLSGSIPKKLSYLGPYAFQENPNFRTDEIQGPCEKDRKDKFKLGLYVSIGLGFYTGFWAFCGTLTIKNSWRHAYFRFIDHIIDNIYVIVVVNLARFRRNFEV